In the Grimontia kaedaensis genome, one interval contains:
- the uvrB gene encoding excinuclease ABC subunit UvrB: protein MGQEIFLLHSKNAPAGDQPEAIAKLIAGIEEGKTHQTLQGVTGSGKTFTMANIIHRLQRPTLILAHNKTLAAQLYHEMLAFFPKNAVEYFVSYYDYYQPEVYIPGSNRFIRKDSAINAQLERLRLSTTKALIERKDVIVVASVSSVYGLGSPDDYRALQIPLQPGERLNLTTLENQLAKLHYEPGGEPLSRGSYRISPHKVDIFPADSEKDAIVVMLDNTQTITQLLRVDNATGEILGDLEHYHVSPKTLYSTSPEQIARACKAIEAELEQRTAELSRNHQVAEAARLYERTTRDLEMLRLQGYCGGIENYASYLTGRDPSLPPTTLMDYLPKGGLLFIDESHVMVPQIHAMYKGDQSRKDTLIDYGFRLPSAKFNRPLAFEEFEKIKPQTIFVSATPGDYEVKRSGGVVIDQVIRPTGLLDPEIEIVPLAQTQEDLLRRIRICIERKERVLVTTLSKQSAEALYQRYTEEGISCQYIHSDVKTEDRVEIIRQLRRGELDVLIGINLLREGLDIPEASLVAILEADHAGFLRSTEALIQIIGRAARNANGKAVLYADKITPAMKSAMDESNRRRVKQIAYNKAHQLQPKSSNRTIDPTINVHIENKDPSMCATLEELCHRITHTERELFRLCSEKDAQKRADTDALRQELDALYRQYIFM, encoded by the coding sequence ATGGGTCAGGAAATCTTTTTGCTCCACTCAAAGAACGCACCGGCCGGTGATCAGCCGGAAGCCATTGCCAAACTCATCGCCGGCATTGAGGAAGGGAAAACCCACCAAACACTCCAAGGTGTTACAGGGTCTGGCAAGACATTCACCATGGCAAACATTATTCACCGTTTGCAGCGCCCTACCCTTATCCTTGCCCACAACAAGACACTGGCTGCGCAGCTCTACCATGAGATGTTGGCCTTCTTTCCCAAAAACGCGGTGGAGTATTTCGTCTCCTATTACGATTACTATCAGCCGGAAGTCTATATTCCGGGCAGTAACAGGTTTATCAGAAAAGACTCCGCCATCAACGCACAACTTGAGCGGCTTCGGCTTTCCACTACCAAAGCGCTGATTGAGCGAAAAGACGTGATTGTGGTAGCGTCGGTTTCTTCCGTTTATGGTTTAGGTTCACCAGATGACTACCGCGCGCTCCAGATTCCGCTTCAACCCGGAGAACGGTTGAACCTCACTACACTGGAGAACCAGTTAGCCAAACTTCACTACGAACCCGGCGGTGAGCCTCTTTCTCGTGGGAGTTACCGCATCAGTCCGCATAAAGTGGATATCTTCCCGGCGGATTCTGAAAAAGACGCGATAGTGGTGATGCTGGACAATACCCAAACCATCACTCAACTGCTGAGAGTGGACAACGCCACGGGCGAAATTCTGGGTGACCTGGAACATTATCATGTCTCGCCAAAGACCCTCTATTCCACCTCGCCGGAACAAATTGCCCGCGCCTGTAAAGCGATAGAAGCTGAGCTTGAACAACGCACTGCCGAACTCAGTCGCAACCATCAAGTCGCAGAAGCAGCAAGACTTTATGAGCGCACCACACGGGATTTGGAGATGCTGCGGTTACAAGGTTACTGCGGAGGCATTGAAAACTATGCGTCGTATCTGACTGGTCGTGACCCCAGCCTTCCTCCCACCACCCTGATGGACTATCTCCCCAAGGGAGGCCTGCTGTTTATTGATGAATCCCATGTTATGGTGCCGCAGATCCACGCCATGTATAAAGGCGATCAAAGCCGAAAAGACACACTGATTGATTATGGCTTCCGCCTGCCTTCTGCCAAATTCAACCGCCCTCTCGCCTTTGAAGAGTTTGAGAAGATAAAGCCGCAGACCATTTTTGTGTCAGCAACACCCGGCGACTATGAAGTAAAACGCTCCGGTGGTGTGGTCATCGATCAGGTGATACGGCCAACCGGATTGCTAGACCCTGAAATCGAGATAGTGCCATTGGCACAGACTCAGGAAGACCTGCTGCGCCGCATTCGAATCTGTATTGAACGCAAAGAGCGGGTGTTAGTGACTACCCTCAGTAAGCAGAGTGCAGAAGCCCTTTATCAGCGATACACAGAAGAAGGCATTAGCTGCCAGTACATTCACAGCGACGTCAAAACCGAAGATCGCGTTGAGATCATTCGACAACTCCGACGCGGCGAATTGGATGTGCTGATTGGTATTAACTTACTGAGAGAGGGACTGGATATTCCGGAAGCGTCTTTGGTTGCAATACTTGAAGCGGATCATGCAGGCTTTCTGCGTTCCACAGAGGCGCTCATCCAAATCATTGGCCGCGCGGCCCGTAATGCCAATGGTAAAGCCGTGCTCTATGCCGACAAAATCACCCCTGCGATGAAAAGCGCGATGGATGAATCCAACCGCCGCCGGGTAAAACAGATCGCCTATAACAAAGCACATCAACTGCAGCCTAAGAGCTCAAACCGGACGATTGACCCGACAATAAACGTCCACATAGAAAACAAAGACCCGTCCATGTGCGCCACGCTTGAAGAGCTTTGCCATCGCATCACGCACACTGAGCGAGAGCTATTCAGGCTTTGCTCGGAAAAAGATGCACAAAAACGTGCTGACACCGATGCGCTAAGGCAAGAGCTTGATGCCCTGTATCGACAATATATTTTTATGTAG